From a single Nicotiana tomentosiformis chromosome 2, ASM39032v3, whole genome shotgun sequence genomic region:
- the LOC138905763 gene encoding uncharacterized protein: MKNIFKVIGLWSTIDEGFEEPRKEAWTILVKSYRKVAEIKKEKLQEFRSQFELAHMRPTESIKEFFIRIEEIVNGLRTNGEVLEEVKVVEQILQSLSLKFHNKKVIFEAIKDLSILRLDDLNGELVTYEILMNQQKDETLEEASQEKDDQPKEKEDTPNLAEINQEC, from the exons ATGAagaatatttttaaagttattggATTATGGTCCACTattgatgaaggatttgaggaacCCCGAAAG GAGGCTTGGACAATCTTGGTGAAGTCATATCGAAAAGTTGCTGAAATAAAGAAGGAGAAATTGCAAGAGTTTAGGAGTCAATTTGAGTTGGCTCATATGAGACCAACAGAGTCTATCAAAGAATTCTTTataagaattgaagaaatagtcAATGGTCTAAGGACCAATGGAGAAGTATTGGAGGAAGTTAAAGTTGTTGAACAAATATTGCAGTCTCTAAGTTTAAAGTTTCACAACAAGAAAGTTATTTTTGAGGCTATCAAAGATCTTAGCATACTCAGACTTGATGATTTAAATGGTGAATTGGTGACATACGAGATATTAATGAATCAACAAAAAGATGAGACATTGGAGGAGGCATCGCAAGAAAAGGATGAtcaaccaaaagaaaaagaagacacACCAAATCTGGCAGAAATAAATCAAGAATGCTAA
- the LOC104099237 gene encoding RING-H2 finger protein ATL80-like: MTLPPRFLLSTNSFSTPQPPVNSSVAEPPSSASVEPDFVIITAALLCALICVIGLISVARCAWLRRVGGATGGQSSSAANRGLKKKVLQSLPKFTYDSTSSTTGATAECAICLAEYREGDEIRVLPQCGHGFHVQCIDTWLGSHSSCPSCRQILVVGRCRKCGEFPAVPGTSNSAQIPCRSYLA; encoded by the coding sequence ATGACGCTTCCACCTAGATTTCTACTAAGCACTAACTCTTTCTCAACTCCACAGCCGCCGGTCAATTCCTCTGTGGCGGAGCCGCCGTCGTCTGCATCAGTGGAGCCCGACTTCGTCATAATCACAGCTGCCCTACTCTGTGCATTAATCTGTGTCATAGGACTCATCTCGGTAGCTCGGTGCGCTTGGCTCCGACGAGTTGGTGGAGCTACCGGAGGTCAGTCATCATCGGCGGCGAACAGAGGGTTGAAGAAAAAAGTGTTACAGTCGCTGCCTAAGTTCACTTACGATAGTACTTCTTCAACCACCGGTGCCACGGCGGAGTGCGCCATATGTCTGGCGGAATACAGGGAAGGAGATGAGATTAGGGTTCTGCCCCAGTGTGGCCATGGCTTTCATGTTCAGTGTATTGACACGTGGCTTGGTTCACACTCTTCATGCCCATCGTGCCGTCAGATTCTTGTAGTTGGTCGGTGCCGGAAGTGCGGCGAGTTCCCTGCAGTTCCCGGCACCTCCAATAGTGCTCAAATTCCTTGCCGGAGCTACCTTGCATAA